A genomic stretch from Arachis stenosperma cultivar V10309 chromosome 3, arast.V10309.gnm1.PFL2, whole genome shotgun sequence includes:
- the LOC130969388 gene encoding transcription factor MYB41-like yields MGRVPCCDKNGLKKGPWTPEEDLKLTNYIQTHGPGNWRTLPKNAGLQRCGKSCRLRWTNYLRPDIKRGRFSFEEEEAIIQLHSVLGNKWSAIAARLPGRTDNEIKNYWNTHIRKRLLRMGIDPITHAPRLDHLLDVSSILRTLIANPSSLLSLQALLTHPQPFLFNPELLKLLAAATTPSTLMSTKNDQNNPDFASSSSSSSQNINNNNNDILQQILSGKLNQLVAPKEEFVTHGHFETPISTIQGNVEGLMENNNNNFNVLQQDQVGFIGNQDLDNNNIANQNSFGYDSVLSSPNQMNSSSTYVNSSAEEESYCSELFKFQIPDTLDISDFM; encoded by the exons ATGGGAAGAGTTCCTTGTTGTGACAAGAATGGTCTCAAGAAGGGTCCATGGACCCCGGAGGAAGATCTTAAACTTACCAACTACATTCAGACTCATGGCCCAGGAAATTGGCGCACCCTTCCCAAGAATGCTG GTCTTCAAAGATGTGGCAAGAGTTGTCGCCTAAGATGGACAAATTATCTGAGACCCGATATCAAGAGGGGAAGATTCTCTTTTGAAGAAGAGGAGGCTATTATTCAGTTGCATAGTGTATTGGGAAACAA ATGGTCGGCAATAGCAGCAAGACTTCCAGGAAGAACAGACAACGAAATCAAGAACTATTGGAACACTCACATTAGGAAGAGGCTACTTCGGATGGGAATTGACCCAATTACCCATGCCCCACGCCTTGATCACCTTCTTGATGTGTCCTCCATTCTAAGGACACTCATTGCAAACCCTTCTTCTCTTCTGAGTCTCCAAGCCCTATTAACTCACCCTCAACCCTTTTTATTCAACCCTGAATTGCTTAAGCTATTAGCAGCTGCTACAACTCCTTCAACTCTTATGTCCACAAAAAATGACCAAAATAACCCTGATTTTGCATCGTCATCCTCATCTTCGTCGCAGaatattaataacaataataatgatattCTACAACAAATCCTTAGTGGGAAGCTCAATCAGTTAGTTGCACCAAAAGAAGAGTTTGTTACTCATGGTCATTTTGAGACACCAATTTCAACAATTCAAGGTAATGTGGAGGGCTTAatggaaaataataataataattttaatgttttGCAACAAGATCAAGTTGGTTTCATAGGGAACCAGGATTTGGACAATAATAATATTGCAAACCAAAATAGTTTTGGGTATGATTCGGTGCTGTCAAGTCCAAATCAGATGAATTCATCATCCACCTATGTGAATAGCAGTGCAGAGGAAGAAAGCTATTGCAGTGAATTATTCAAGTTTCAGATTCCAGACACTCTGGATATTAGTGattttatgtaa